The genomic interval AGGTCAAAAAGTTGACGTGGGAGACAAAATTGTAATTTTAGAAGCTATGAAAATGGAGAATGAGATAAAGTCTGATGTTGCAGGGACTGTCAAAGCGGTACTTGTCAAAGAAGGAGATAATATAGATACGGGACAAGTTATAGTTGAGCTCGAATAAGGGGGAATTATCGTGAAAAAGAAAATAAGAGTTTTGATAGCTAAGCCTGGGTTAGATGGGCATGATAGAGGGGCAAAAGTTGTTGCAAAAGCTTTGAGAGATGCAGGGATGGAAGTAATTTATACTGGTCTTAGACAGACGCCTGAACAAATAGTAAGAAGCGCCATACAAGAAGATGTTGATTTAATTGGTTTATCAATCTTATCTGGCGCACATATGAATATTTGTGAGAAATTATTAAAATTCATGAAAGAAAACGGAATAGAAGATGTTCCTGTTTTCGTTGGTGGAATAATTCCACCGGATGATGTAGAAACTTTGAAAAAAATGGGAATTAAAGAAGTTTTTGGACCTGGAACACCTCTTTCTACAATTGTGGAAAAAATAAGAAAAATATTTTCGGAGGTAGAAAGTTGAAAGATATTATAGAAAAAATGCAAAACAGAGATATCAGAGCACTTGCAAAGTTAATTTCTTATGTGGAAAATAATCCACATGACAGGTTTGTAGATAGTCTTCCTTCAACAGGTGCGAAGATTATAGGTTTTACAGGTAGTCCTGGTACAGGGAAAAGCACGTTGGTTA from Thermosipho atlanticus DSM 15807 carries:
- a CDS encoding cobalamin B12-binding domain-containing protein, with protein sequence MKKKIRVLIAKPGLDGHDRGAKVVAKALRDAGMEVIYTGLRQTPEQIVRSAIQEDVDLIGLSILSGAHMNICEKLLKFMKENGIEDVPVFVGGIIPPDDVETLKKMGIKEVFGPGTPLSTIVEKIRKIFSEVES